CGGATGACGGAGATGGCGTCCACGTGCACTCCATGGTTGTGCGAAGGGGGAGACAGACAGAACTCTACGCGCGTAACCGTCAGTTGCAAGCGCGGCAGGGGCGCGAGGCTGTGCTGTGCGGCTTCGGCGCGTGGGCGGCGCGACGAGCCCGGGCAGACGGGTCGCTCGCAACGCCCAGGGGCGCGAGGAACTGCGCGACGAACCACCGAAGTGGTGTGTCGCCGAACGAGCAGGGCCATCCCGACCGGATGGTTGCTCGCGCAGTTCCCCGCGCCCCTGGAGGTGCGACCGGTTGCGGCAACGAAGGTCAGAGCCGTTCGGGTCCGAAGGCGTCCGGGAGCAGCTCGCTCAGCGGGCGGATGCCCGAGACCGACTCCACGATCAGCTCCGCGCCGCCGTGCTCCCACAGCAGCTGCCGGCAGCGACCGCACGGCATCAGCGGATCGCCGTTGCGGTCGCAGCAGGTGAACGCCACCAGTCGCCCGCCGCCGGTGGCGTGCAGGGCGGACACCAGTCCGCACTCCGCGCACAGCCCCAGCCCGTACGACGCGTTCTCGACGTTGCACCCGCTGACGATCCGCCCGTCCTCGACCAGGGCCGCCGCGCCGACCGGGAAGCCGGAGTACGGCGCGTACGCGCGCGCCATGGCCTCCCGGGCGGCGGCCCGCAGCGCGTCCCAGTCGACGGCGGCGGCCAGGGTCACTTCCCCTGCCCCTTCCGGTACGGCATGCCGTCCGCCTTGGGCATCCGCAGCCGCTGCGAGGCGAAGGCCAGCACGACCAGCGTGATGACGTAGGGCGAGCAGTTGACCAGAGCCGGCGCCACGTCGTGGACGCTGGCCCACCAGCCGCCGAAGAGCCCGGCGAAGACGGCATAGATGATCGTCTGCCTGTACTCCTTCGCCAGCAGCTTCTTCAGCGCGATCGCGGCCAGCAGCACGCAGACGCCGAGCAGCAGCGCGTGCACCGCGTCACTGCCGCGCAGCTGCAGCGAGTCGGTGTAGCCGAAGAGCATCGCGCCGAGCGCCATGCCGCCGACACGCCAGTTGCCGAAGATCAGCGCGGCGAGGCCGATGAAGCCGCGGCCTCCGGTCTGACCGTCCTGGTAGACGTTCGAGGAGACCATCACCATGAAGACGCCGCCCAGACCGGCCAGCGCGCCGGAGACGACCACCGCGATGTACTTGTACTTGTAGACGTTGACGCCCAGCGACTCCGCGGCCGTCGGGTTCTCGCCGCAGGACCGCAGACGCAGGCCGAACGGCGTGCGCCACAGCAGGAAGTACGTGCCCACCAGCAGCGCGATCGCGAGCACCGTCAGCACGGACAGGCCGGTGACGAAGCCGCCGATGATGCCGGCCAGGTCGGAGACGAAGAACCAGTGGTGCGCCTCGAGCTTGGTCAGCCAGGGCGAGATCCCGGGGATGTTCCAGGAGGAGAGCGAGGCGAGCGGCGGGGACTGCTTGGAGCCGACCACCTTCTGGAAGGTCTGCGAGGCCAGGTACTCGGTGGCGCCCAGGGCCAGCAGGTTGATCGCGACACCCGAGACGACGTGGTCGACGGTGAAGGTGACCGTCACGATCGCGTGCAGCAGGCCGCCGAGCGCACCGCCGATGACGCCGCACAGCACGCCGGCCCAGGCACCCCAGTGCCAGGAACCCCAGGCGCCGAAGAAGGTGCCGAGGATCATCATGCCTTCGAGGCCGATGTTGACCACGCCGGAACGCTCGGACCAGAGGCCGCCGAGACCGGCCATGCCGATCGGCACGGCCAGCGCCAGCGTGCCGCCCACCTGACCGGAGGAGGTCAGGTCGGTCGCGCCGGTGATGGCGCGGACCGCGGAGACGCCGATCAGCGCGGCCGCGACGAGGAGGTAGGCGGTCGAGCGGCGCATGCCGACCCGCTTGCCGTTCGTGACTGCGGTGGGCGAGCTCATGCCGCCGCCTCCTTGTTGGTGGAGCCGGCCGCCTGGGCAGCCGCGGCGGCGAGTTCGCGGCCGACCCTGGACTGCTGGCGCTTGAGACCGTAGCGGCGGACCACCTCGTAGGCGACGACCACCGAGATGACGATGGTGCCCTCGATGATCAGCACGATCTCGGGCTGGAAGCCGTCGAAGCCCAGCTGGTTGGAGGCGCGGTCGAAGGCGCCCCACATCAGCGCGCCGAGCGCGATGCCGATCGGGTTGTTCCGCCCGAGCAGCGCGATCGCGATGCCGGTGAACCCGACGCCCGAGGGGAAGGTCAGGTTGTAGCTGCCCGCGTCCTGCAGCAGCTCGGGGACGCCGGTCAGACCGGCCAGACCACCCGAGAGCAGCAGCGCGATGAGGATCATCTTCTTGGTGTTGACGCCGGAGGCCTGCGCCGCGCCGTCCGACTGACCGGCGGTGCGCAGGTCGAAGCCGAAGCGCGTACGCGCGAGCAGCAGGTGGAAGCCGACGCCCAGGAGCGCCGCGATGATGACGAAGCCCCAGATGTTGCCGCCGTAGGTGCTGATGGTGAAGAACATCGCGCTCGCGGGCAGCGGCTTGGTGCTGACGTTGTTGCTGCCGGGCGCCTGGAAGCCGAGGGTGTTCGGCTGGAGCAGGTACGCGATCAGGTTGATGGCGATGTAGTTCAGCATGATCGAGGCGATGACCTCGTTCACGCCGCGGGTCACCTTCAGCACAGCGACGATGCCGGCGTACAGCGCACCGGCGACGACGCCGGCCACGATCGCCAGGATGATCTTGATCGGGCCCGGGGCGCCGACGATGCCCGCGACGTACGCGGCGAAGAAGACGCCGATCTTGTACTGGCCCTCGACGCCGATGTTGAAGATGTTCATCCGGAAGCCGAGCGCCACGGCCAGACCGGCCAGGAAGTAGGTCGTGGCCCGGTTGAGAATGGCGACCGTGGAGTCCGGGTGGATGTCGTAGCTGAAGATGTCGCTCAGCGCGAGCGTCGGGCTCTGCCCGGAGATCAGCAGCACGATCGTGGTGACCAGGGCCGCGAACAGGATCGCCAGCACGGGCGCGGCGATCGCGAGCCCGATGCGCTCCCAGTCGAGACGGTCGAAGTAGGCGCGCACGCGGGAGCTCGAAGACCCCGCCGTGCCCGCGCTCTGGTTGTCGCTCATGCTCACTCCCCCGCCTGCTGGTCTGCGGAACCCTGAGTCGGGGTCTCTTCGATGCGGCCGGTCGCCGCACCGGTCATCGCGGTGCCGAGGGCCTCCGGCGTGACGGTGTTCGGGTCGGCGTCGGCGACGAGACGACCGCGGTAGATGACGCGCAGGGTGTCGGACAG
This genomic interval from Streptacidiphilus rugosus AM-16 contains the following:
- a CDS encoding cytidine deaminase produces the protein MTLAAAVDWDALRAAAREAMARAYAPYSGFPVGAAALVEDGRIVSGCNVENASYGLGLCAECGLVSALHATGGGRLVAFTCCDRNGDPLMPCGRCRQLLWEHGGAELIVESVSGIRPLSELLPDAFGPERL
- a CDS encoding ABC transporter permease → MRAYFDRLDWERIGLAIAAPVLAILFAALVTTIVLLISGQSPTLALSDIFSYDIHPDSTVAILNRATTYFLAGLAVALGFRMNIFNIGVEGQYKIGVFFAAYVAGIVGAPGPIKIILAIVAGVVAGALYAGIVAVLKVTRGVNEVIASIMLNYIAINLIAYLLQPNTLGFQAPGSNNVSTKPLPASAMFFTISTYGGNIWGFVIIAALLGVGFHLLLARTRFGFDLRTAGQSDGAAQASGVNTKKMILIALLLSGGLAGLTGVPELLQDAGSYNLTFPSGVGFTGIAIALLGRNNPIGIALGALMWGAFDRASNQLGFDGFQPEIVLIIEGTIVISVVVAYEVVRRYGLKRQQSRVGRELAAAAAQAAGSTNKEAAA
- a CDS encoding ABC transporter permease, with translation MSSPTAVTNGKRVGMRRSTAYLLVAAALIGVSAVRAITGATDLTSSGQVGGTLALAVPIGMAGLGGLWSERSGVVNIGLEGMMILGTFFGAWGSWHWGAWAGVLCGVIGGALGGLLHAIVTVTFTVDHVVSGVAINLLALGATEYLASQTFQKVVGSKQSPPLASLSSWNIPGISPWLTKLEAHHWFFVSDLAGIIGGFVTGLSVLTVLAIALLVGTYFLLWRTPFGLRLRSCGENPTAAESLGVNVYKYKYIAVVVSGALAGLGGVFMVMVSSNVYQDGQTGGRGFIGLAALIFGNWRVGGMALGAMLFGYTDSLQLRGSDAVHALLLGVCVLLAAIALKKLLAKEYRQTIIYAVFAGLFGGWWASVHDVAPALVNCSPYVITLVVLAFASQRLRMPKADGMPYRKGQGK